Proteins co-encoded in one Opitutus terrae PB90-1 genomic window:
- a CDS encoding alpha/beta fold hydrolase, producing MKTRPDCAGSLVAPGMNLDQLEHLTLQGAQGIALHAAAIGRGPLMLFLHGFPECWCAWHRQLPLFGRMFRAVALDLRGYNLSDMPPNRADYALPLIVDDVRRVIRALSPDRPAVIVGHDWGGIAGWVLARESPELIERMVIINAPHPAVFRRELKRSLRQVLASSYAGFFQLRGVAEVVLRAFNFAALRAMVYRTSAKPDMFPAELRRAYLDTWRRPGWLTAGLNYYRNPSALTKEAAASGQARIAVPTLVLWGDRDPALRPSNLEGLGSFVAHLTLHRHPAATHWIVHEEPDWVNAAIGDFITTVQP from the coding sequence TTGAAAACGCGTCCGGACTGCGCAGGTTCGCTCGTGGCGCCCGGCATGAATCTCGATCAGCTTGAACATCTCACGCTCCAGGGAGCCCAAGGCATCGCGCTGCATGCGGCCGCGATCGGACGCGGACCGCTCATGCTCTTTCTCCACGGTTTCCCGGAATGCTGGTGCGCCTGGCACCGGCAGCTCCCGCTGTTCGGCCGCATGTTCCGGGCCGTCGCGCTCGACCTGCGCGGCTACAACCTCTCCGACATGCCGCCCAATCGCGCCGACTACGCGCTGCCGCTGATCGTCGATGACGTCCGCCGCGTGATCCGCGCGCTGTCGCCGGACCGACCGGCCGTGATCGTGGGGCACGATTGGGGCGGCATTGCCGGTTGGGTCTTGGCGCGGGAGAGCCCCGAGTTGATCGAGCGGATGGTGATCATCAACGCGCCGCACCCGGCGGTGTTCCGTCGCGAGCTCAAGCGCAGTCTTCGGCAGGTTCTTGCCAGCAGCTATGCCGGCTTCTTCCAATTGCGCGGCGTCGCCGAGGTCGTCTTGCGCGCCTTCAACTTCGCAGCGCTACGCGCCATGGTGTACCGCACGAGTGCCAAGCCGGACATGTTTCCCGCGGAACTCCGGCGAGCTTACCTCGACACTTGGCGGCGACCGGGCTGGCTTACGGCCGGTTTGAACTACTACCGAAACCCGAGCGCGCTGACAAAAGAGGCGGCCGCGTCCGGCCAAGCTCGCATCGCGGTCCCGACGCTGGTGCTTTGGGGCGACCGCGATCCCGCGCTGCGTCCGTCCAACCTCGAGGGTTTGGGATCATTCGTCGCACACCTGACGCTGCACCGGCACCCCGCAGCCACCCATTGGATCGTGCATGAGGAGCCTGACTGGGTGAACGCCGCCATCGGGGACTTCATCACGACCGTCCAGCCTTAG
- a CDS encoding catalase family protein → MPARSLPLAIGDERIPPREGEDIEAMLAILQSIQEARDRRERPVPRNLHPKQHGCVLAYLAVEPGVPAGFRHGLFGEPREYLAAVRFSSAKMRDDRLPDAHGMSVKLFDVDGERLLEDEPQARTQDLVCVDHPVFFARDVADLLPLLVDYRRLMIGGPWAKARTLLRGMVSLDRRFRILRAMVLKRPTDLLRVQFWSTTPVRIRDGAMKLSFRPQRQAQPERSCGSADRLRLALAARLESEEARFDLVAQLQTDPTAMPIEDATVCWDESTAPYQKIATLRIPVQRFDTPAQRDFGENLSFTPWHGLAAHRPLGGINRARQRIYQAMAAQRRTANGAALREPTADEWHAARGGSR, encoded by the coding sequence ATGCCTGCCCGATCCCTTCCCCTGGCGATTGGCGACGAACGTATCCCGCCGCGAGAAGGCGAGGATATCGAGGCGATGCTGGCGATCCTGCAATCCATTCAGGAGGCGCGGGATCGCCGCGAGCGGCCTGTTCCGCGCAACCTCCATCCGAAGCAGCACGGGTGCGTGCTGGCCTATCTCGCGGTCGAGCCCGGTGTGCCGGCCGGATTCAGGCACGGGCTCTTTGGCGAGCCGCGGGAATACCTGGCGGCGGTCAGGTTCTCGAGCGCGAAGATGCGCGACGATCGGCTACCCGACGCGCACGGGATGTCGGTGAAGCTGTTCGACGTCGACGGCGAGAGACTGCTCGAAGACGAGCCCCAGGCGCGAACACAGGATCTCGTCTGCGTCGATCATCCGGTCTTCTTCGCGCGGGACGTGGCGGATCTGCTGCCGTTGCTGGTAGATTACCGCCGCTTGATGATCGGCGGGCCGTGGGCCAAGGCCCGCACGCTGTTGCGAGGAATGGTTTCTCTCGACCGTCGTTTTCGGATCCTGCGGGCCATGGTGCTCAAGCGGCCGACCGATTTGCTGCGCGTGCAATTCTGGAGCACCACGCCAGTGCGGATCAGAGATGGCGCGATGAAGCTGTCGTTCCGGCCGCAGCGGCAGGCTCAACCCGAACGGTCGTGCGGTTCGGCGGACCGGTTGCGGCTGGCGCTTGCGGCCCGGCTGGAGAGTGAGGAAGCGCGGTTTGATCTGGTCGCTCAGCTCCAGACCGACCCGACCGCCATGCCCATCGAGGATGCCACCGTGTGCTGGGATGAATCCACGGCGCCGTACCAAAAGATCGCCACGTTGCGGATACCGGTGCAGCGTTTTGACACGCCGGCGCAGCGCGACTTCGGGGAGAACCTGTCGTTTACGCCCTGGCACGGGCTCGCGGCGCATCGGCCGCTCGGTGGCATCAACCGGGCGCGCCAGCGGATCTATCAGGCGATGGCGGCGCAGCGGAGAACAGCGAACGGCGCGGCACTCCGGGAACCCACGGCCGACGAGTGGCACGCGGCGCGAGGCGGTAGCCGCTGA